The genome window CGGCAGCAAGCGGGCGTGCCAATCGTCGATGCCCACGGTCTCTGCCAGGCGCTTTGCCTCCGGCTGACGGTCGCCGGTAAGCATCACAACCCGTTGGATGCCAAGCGCGTGGAGGTGCTCGATTGCTTGCGCCGCCGCCGGTCGCACGGTATCGGCAAACTGTATCCAGCCGCAAAACGCTTCTTCCACAGCAACTAACAGCAAGCTGCCGTCATGCGGCGCGGCCTCCTGCGGCGGCACGCCCGCGACGCCGTTCTCGCGGAGAAGTTCCCCGGTGCCGACCAGGACGTGCTGTTGCCCGACGCGTCCTTCCACCCCTCTGCCCGGAAACGCGCGAAAGTCTGTTGCAGACGGCAGATCGAGGGTTTGTGCAGCGGCATGACTCACGAGCGCTTTGCCGAGCGGGTGTTCGGAATAGCGTTCCACCGCCGCCGCGAGCGTAAGCAGTGTTTCCGCCGTCATGCCCTCAGCCGGGATAACCTGCTGCACCACGGGCGTGCCGAGGGTGAGCGTGCCGGTCTTGTCCACTGCTACGGTATCCACCGCGCCGGCGGCCTCGAAGCGGGCGCCGCCTTTGATGAGAATGCCCTGCCGCGCCGCGTTCGCTACCCCGGCGACGATTGCGGTAGGCGTCGCCAGCACCAGCGCGCACGGGCAGGCGATGATCAACACCGCCAGCGCCGCGCTGAGATTACCGGAAATCAACCACGTGGCGCTGGAGACAAGCAGAATGGCGGGCGTAAAGTACTTGGCGTAGCGATCCGCCGCGCGCACGATCGGGGCGCGTTCCTCTTCCAGGGCGTCCAGCAGCCGTCCGATCTGCCCCACATACGCATTCTCACCCACCGCTTCCGTGCGAATCGTGAGCGCGCCGTCCTGGTTCAACGTGCCCGCATACACGCGCTGTCCCGGCTCTTTGTGCACAGGGAGCGACTCGCCGGTGACCAGCGTCTCGTCAACTGCCGCCGTGCCCGCAATTACCATGCCGTCCACCGGCAGGCGCTCGCCCGGCTTCACCAGCACCCTGTCGCCCGGCTGCAATGCGTCCGTGTTGACCTCTTCAATCTCGTCGCCCTCTAGGCGATGGGCATGCTCGGGCTGGAGCTCGGCCAGGTGCTCCAGCGCCGCCGTGGCGCGCTGGCTGGTGGCCTCCTCGAGCAGCTGGCCGAAGATCATCATGAAGACCACGAGTCCGGCGGAGAGGTATTCACCGACCAGCACCGAGGCGATAACGGCAATGCTCACGAGTTCATCCACGTTCACCTGCCGCTGCCGCATGCCCTGCAGCGCGCCCCACACGATGCCAGTTCCGCCAATGACAACCGCCGCCAGCGCCAAGCCCACGGCCAGGTAGGACTCGCCTTCCGGCACCAGTGATATCGTCAGTGCCTGGCCCAGATGGAAGTGCTGTGCAGCTCCTCCCTCGCTCGTGAAGGAGACCAGCCAGGCGGCGAGGATCAAGACACCCGTCGCCGCTACGGTGCGAAAGTGCGACGACCGCACCACAGGGCCGTATGTCTGCCAGAGGTCAGAAAACGACATAGAGTTAGTCCCTCACGTTCTCTTATTCAGTGCGCCCAGCAAAGACGTACCGCATCGCACCAGTGCGACACGGTTATTCTGACTACGGAAGCGAACTCGGCTGGTGGTGAGAAGTCTCAGTTCAGCGCGATGCGCCTTTCCACCGTAGGCTGCAACCGGTCTGAAACGAGTACGGACTTCATGGGGCACGATTTGGTCCGCAACGGTTGCGCCGGCCTGAATCTGCGCCACAACGTCTTTGGCATGGAGCTTTCCGCGCTTTAGTTCCAGAGGCGCAATCCAAGACCAATTTTCTTTGTCTCCTATGAATATGTAGTCGCAGTTCTTCCCGCCACTACTGTCTGACGGGGATCTCTCGTGATCCATATCGATCAGGAGGAACGGGTGTGCGAGACTTTCCAAAGTCAATGAGCACCCTTCCCTACGGCATCTTCTTGCAAGGCACTCCTCATCGATGTTCTGCCTTACCTGGTCAACGAGACTCATAGCCAGTCTTGCTCTCTCCGATGCGACTGTCGATTTCTACCGATGTGTTGTAGAGCGCCTCAGTAACGTCACCGTATCCCGCTGAATAGAGGCCAACGTCCGCGTCCAACGGAATCTCCTTCACCACCGAACCCTTAGGCCGTTTCTTGGGCTCGAAGAGCCACACGCCCACCTCGTCTGGGTTAAGGGCTACGTCTGCGCCCATCAAGCCCTCTCGCCGCGTTTCCGGCAACTCGGACATGCGCACGAGATTTGCCAGTTCTTCCAGCACGTAATCGCTATGCGTCGTGATCATGACCCGCACGCCGGCGCGCACTGCCGCCGCAAGCTGCCGTGTGAACGCCCTCTGCATGGCCGGGTGAAGGTGCGCCTCCGGCTCCTCGATAATGAGCACGTCGCCGGGATATACGAGATAGCGCAGATACAAGACCACCGGCGCTAACTCTGAAACCATGGACGAGGCGTTCAGCAGCGGTACCTCTTCCCGTCGTCCCTGCGGCTGATAGGAAAAAACCGGGTAGCCGGTGATCGATTGCCGGTGATGCACCGTGCCTTTGAGGATTTCCGCCTCAAGTGTTGCAGCGAGAAACCGGTTTTCATCGCATGCTCTCTGAAGCGAAATACTTAACCCGGCAACTTCCTCAAGAAAGGCGGCGCTGCGTTCCTCCCGCGGCGAATCGCCGAATGCGACAAGTTGCTCAAGGAAATCGGCGAGTACGCCGGAGAGCGTCGGTGCCGTTTCGCTGCGATGAGGCCCACCGTGGGGCGCTTGTCTAATCAAGGAGGTCATAACCGCCCGGTGCGCGTGCATCACACCAGCGCGGTCGGCAGGCAGATAATGCGCCACACGATTTAAGGGGCTGACCGTGCACGTGCCAACCACATCGGCAACATCATCTCGTATTACCGACGCGACAGATTCTCTACTAGATCCCTCAAGGTCGCTATATAAGGAAATGTGCGAGTCCATCAGCCGCAGCTTTTCCTGATACCACGGCTCGCCATCGTTTCTCTCGATTTGCAAGGGTGTTGCGTCAGGAATAGAGGCGGTAAATATGGACTTTCTCGACCTAATAGTGAATTCATGGGTGAAGGGCTCTACCGGACGAGGTGGCTCGGCAACGTATCGCTTCAGAACAACCCGTGCGCCATCTCTGCTGCCATGCCGGACTAACCGGGCTAGGCTTTCAATGCCAAAGCAGCGCGCGATTTCCCGCTCCAAGTAATCATCGAGATCGCTCACATCTCGGAGCAAGGGACGGAAGAGCACTGCCACGGCATCGGGCACAGACGCGCGGAAGTCATCCGCGAATTCTTCCTCACGCGCATGCACGAGTAGAGGTTTCACCCAGTCAATCAGCGTATCACGCTCTGTTGCGGACATCGCCTTCATCCAGACGCCAGACAAGACTCTGTGAAAGGGAAGCAAGGGGTAGAAAGTAAGCGCCTTGGGGCTGAGATTCGGACTGTTCGCATAGCCGCCAAAGAACCTATGCAGCGCGTAGATAAGCGTTGCCAGGTAGGACTTGCCCGTATTGCTGGGGCCGACGAATACAGTAAGCGGGCGCAGGTCGAGCTTTGCTCTAGCGATGGGGCCGAAGTCGGTTACCTCGATTTCGAGGGGCTTGTAGGTCGGCGCAGGCGACATGCTGTTTCCTTGGCTGTCGAACTCGGTCAAACGCGCAATGGCGTGCTTCATCTTCCCGTTCAGTATATCAACATAGCGGACTGGGAAGTCCATTCAACAGTCGGTAAACATACGCCACCTCTACGATGTGGCGTATGTTGGAGCGTAAGTACTTACTTTCTATGGGGCTCACTCTACCTCCATTGTCCTTGAGCCAGGCATTTTGACATAAGCAAACAACATCGCTATACTATGCTTTTGAATGTGGCGGGTTATGAGACTGTGTAGTAGACATGGCAGCGGCGAAGTGTCAGATCAAGGTGCAAACATGTATCCGTGGGCGTGGCAGTTTACGGGCCCGGAGAGCCGGGCAAAGTTTAGGCGAACCACGGAGACGTAGCCTAGCAGATCACCCGCCTTTCCGGCTGAACAGAAAGTGTTTACCCGCTTTCTGTTTTTTGTTTGTGAAACGCAGCATTACTCTATCTTGAAACGTAGGAACGACAACCGATGGCAGACGAGACGACGGCAGCGGACATCGTAGCGCAGCTTGAAGCGCTGGAGCGCGAAGCGCAGGCGCAACTCGCGGTGTGCGCCGCGGAGGCAGACCTAAGCGATTGGCGTACCACGTTCCTGGGCCGCAGCGGCAAGGTTACGCAACTCCTGCGGGGCTTGGGCGGCCTGCCGAAAGAGGAACGCCCCCGCGTAGGCCAACTCGCCAACACGGTGAAAGGGCGGCTGGCGGAGGCGTTGGAGGCGCAGCAGGCGCTGCTCAAGCGCGGCCAGCATGCCGATACCCTAAAGTCAGAGGCGCTCGACGTCACGCTCCCCGGCGACCCGGTGCGCTTGGGACAGCTCCATCCCACCACCCAGGTGCTCAACGCGATTCTGGGCGTCTTCGAGCGCATGGGGTTTCAGGTGGTGGAAGGCCCGGAAGTAGAGTGGGACCACTATAACTTCGCGATG of Chloroflexota bacterium contains these proteins:
- a CDS encoding AAA family ATPase, which translates into the protein MSPAPTYKPLEIEVTDFGPIARAKLDLRPLTVFVGPSNTGKSYLATLIYALHRFFGGYANSPNLSPKALTFYPLLPFHRVLSGVWMKAMSATERDTLIDWVKPLLVHAREEEFADDFRASVPDAVAVLFRPLLRDVSDLDDYLEREIARCFGIESLARLVRHGSRDGARVVLKRYVAEPPRPVEPFTHEFTIRSRKSIFTASIPDATPLQIERNDGEPWYQEKLRLMDSHISLYSDLEGSSRESVASVIRDDVADVVGTCTVSPLNRVAHYLPADRAGVMHAHRAVMTSLIRQAPHGGPHRSETAPTLSGVLADFLEQLVAFGDSPREERSAAFLEEVAGLSISLQRACDENRFLAATLEAEILKGTVHHRQSITGYPVFSYQPQGRREEVPLLNASSMVSELAPVVLYLRYLVYPGDVLIIEEPEAHLHPAMQRAFTRQLAAAVRAGVRVMITTHSDYVLEELANLVRMSELPETRREGLMGADVALNPDEVGVWLFEPKKRPKGSVVKEIPLDADVGLYSAGYGDVTEALYNTSVEIDSRIGESKTGYESR
- a CDS encoding cation-translocating P-type ATPase, whose amino-acid sequence is MSFSDLWQTYGPVVRSSHFRTVAATGVLILAAWLVSFTSEGGAAQHFHLGQALTISLVPEGESYLAVGLALAAVVIGGTGIVWGALQGMRQRQVNVDELVSIAVIASVLVGEYLSAGLVVFMMIFGQLLEEATSQRATAALEHLAELQPEHAHRLEGDEIEEVNTDALQPGDRVLVKPGERLPVDGMVIAGTAAVDETLVTGESLPVHKEPGQRVYAGTLNQDGALTIRTEAVGENAYVGQIGRLLDALEEERAPIVRAADRYAKYFTPAILLVSSATWLISGNLSAALAVLIIACPCALVLATPTAIVAGVANAARQGILIKGGARFEAAGAVDTVAVDKTGTLTLGTPVVQQVIPAEGMTAETLLTLAAAVERYSEHPLGKALVSHAAAQTLDLPSATDFRAFPGRGVEGRVGQQHVLVGTGELLRENGVAGVPPQEAAPHDGSLLLVAVEEAFCGWIQFADTVRPAAAQAIEHLHALGIQRVVMLTGDRQPEAKRLAETVGIDDWHARLLPQGKVEWIRGARDDGRRVAMAGDGVNDAPALAAADLGIVMGGTGTAVAAETADIALMRGDIGQLPTAIAISQMTLRGIKQNLLFALVWNLAGIALAATGVLGPIAAALTHNLGSVAVVVNAARYVAAPSKLPPHVHQERVAPQPDAVSDAV